Proteins found in one Planococcus citri chromosome 2, ihPlaCitr1.1, whole genome shotgun sequence genomic segment:
- the LOC135836739 gene encoding uncharacterized protein LOC135836739: MSSDDESFTTVRIVAKKMDQNVTYYLMEWADEIETGNSWFPAEDCPKVLIEEFEKGLKSTPPINNESVSVASRQLKDAGNREAEVISSSLTQSKPDISEMTNQAANSIDLSNGDMVCPSASRDNVDNDLDTIVISDSDSEDDDSRWLNYHAEDLEIVGCKPYDVGRIKLRVKHTKDGKTWFDSGKFGAVWPQLYIDFLEKHLTWQRVHKVKMY; this comes from the exons ATGAG TTCAGATGACGAAAGTTTCACTACCGTGCGTATAGTggccaaaaaaatggaccaaaatGTGACGTATTACCTTATGGAATGGGCAGACGAAATTGAAACCGGTAATTCGTGGTTTCCTGCCGAAGACTGCCCCAAAGTATTGATAGAAGAATTCGAAAAAGGTCTAAAATCAACTCCACCAATAAACAACGAGTCGGTCTCGGTTGCCTCAAGACAACTCAAAGATGCAGGTAATCGAGAAGCAGAAGTAATAAGCTCGAGTTTAACTCAGAGTAAACCCGATATTAGTGAAATGACCAACCAGGCAGCAAATTCGATAGATTTGTCAAATGGTGACATGGTCTGTCCGAGTGCGAGTCGTGATAACGTTGACAATGATCTCGATACGATCGTAATTAGTGATAGCGACTCGGAAGATGATGACTCAAGATGGCTAAATTATCATGCCGAGGATCTCGAAATTGTCGGTTGTAAACCCTACGATGTAGGACGAATAAAGCTTCGTGTTAAACATACGAAGGATGGGAAAACGTGGTTCGATTCTGGAAAATTTGGTGCTGTGTGGCCGCAGTTATATATTGATTTTTTAGAGAAACACTTGACTTGGCAGCGCGTACATAAGGTGAAAATGTATTAA
- the LOC135836740 gene encoding uncharacterized protein LOC135836740, whose protein sequence is MSSDDESFAAVHIVAKKVDDNVTYYLVKWEDQDEKDENSWYPAKDCSKILIREFEKILGSAATKRKHSICTRPPDEDAGNQDMSSNSTSSKIDEVETIIKQFVDLAVSSNVDAIVSAIIETNDLSTNESRLRGLAANQVRILTYIENWSDEIKLMFLVQEKSNQTVNGYFSVEEIMAIWDWKQLLCTCDIQDK, encoded by the exons ATGAG CTCAGATGATGAAAGTTTCGCAGCCGTGCATATTGTAGCCAAAAAAGTAGATGATAATGTGACTTATTACCTGGTAAAATGGGAAGACCAAGACGAGAAGGATGAGAATTCGTGGTATCCTGCGAAAGACTGCTCCAAAATATTGAtacgagaatttgaaaaaatcttaggATCAGCTGCGACAAAACGCAAACATTCGATTTGCACAAGACCACCCGACGAAGATGCTGGTAATCAAGATATGAGCTCAAATTCAACGTCGAGCAAAATTGATGAAGTTGAAACGATTATTAAGCAATTCGTAGATTTGGCAGTTTCATCGAATGTTGACGCGATAGTTTCGGCGATCATCGAAACTAATGATTTGAGTACAAATGAATCCAGACTGAGGGGCCTTGCAGCCAACCAGGTGCGAATACTGACGTACATTGAAAATTGGTccgatgaaataaaattaatgtttttggtCCAGGAGAAAAGCAACCAAACTGTGAATGGGTATTTCAGTGTCGAAGAAATTATGGCTATATGGGACTGGAAACAGTTGTTGTGTACTTGCGATATTCAAGATAAATAA
- the CadN gene encoding neural-cadherin isoform X6, whose product MPGSTAQTNKYHTFYLQQRPENGFTWADIKVNHPLDYETIKEYNLTIRVENNGAQQLASEATVYIMIEDVNDEIPLFTEREQETVLEGEPIGTKVTQVNAIDKDGTFPNNQVYYYVVDSPRNEGKDFFEINMQTGEIFTKTVFDREKQGAYALEIEARDGAPSARPNSHEVPNSVTKFIRIGIADKNDNPPYFDKALYEAEVDENEDIQHTVLTVTAKDHDESSRIRYEITSGNLGGAFAVKNMTGAIYVAGPLDYETRKRYELRLSASDNLRENHTTVVIHVKDVNDNPPVFERPTYRTQITEEDDRNLPKSVVQVKATDGDKDRPPNIVYFLTGQGIDPDNPANSKFDINRTSGEIYVLKPLDRDQPNGRPQWRFTVFAQDEGGEGLVGYADVQVNLKDVNDNAPLFPQGVYFGNVTENGTAGMVVMTMTAVDYDDPSEASNAKLIYSIEKNVIEEETGSPIFEIEPDTGVIKTAVCCLDRERTPDYSIQVVAMDGGGLKGTGTASIRVKDINDMPPQFTKDEWFTEVDETEGTDLPESPILTVTVHDEDETNKFQYKVIENSGYGADKFTMVRNNDGTGSLKIVQPLDYEDQLQSNGFRFRIQVNDKGEDNDNDKYHVAYSWVVVKLRDINDNKPQFERPNIEVSVYENEEIGKSLETFKATDPDQGGKSKISFAIDRSSDRRRQFLINPEGTVTIQRHLDREDTPRHQVKILAIDDGVPAKTATATLTVIVQDINDNAPKFLRDYRPILPEHVPPRKVVEVLATDDDDRSKSNGPPFTFRLDPNADDVIRASFKVEHDQKGANGDGMAVISSLRSFDREQQKEYLIPIVIKDAGNPAMSGTSTLTVIIGDVNDNKMQPGSKEILVYNYIMKNVDYSVPGPPPDVEIGRIYVHDLDDWDLGDKTFHWDGYEHPYFKLAENTGMISMRPDTRNGIYHLKFKAFDRKHTQSDIAANVTVTVRDISQEAILKSGSVRIDGITDEDFIRVWNYRTQSISRSKADHFRDKLANILDTNRNNIDVFSVQLRRRYPPITDVRFSVHSSPYQDPVKLNGRVLMYREEIEREVGINITMVGIDECLYENTICEGSCTNVLDVSNMPYLVNANKTALVGVRVDVVGECICGARNYTDVEVCTPFHCLNGGRCIENKVSVSCKCPPGFMGPRCQATTRSFKGNGWAWLPPLQVCEKSHLSIEFATRKGDGLLLYNGPIVAPEPEEILLSDFISLELDRGQPRLLIDFGSGTLELKVKTKKSLDDGDWHRIDIFWDTENVRLIVDRCKTAEINELEDGSPPEFDGSSCQAVGTIPPFNEYLNLNTPLQIGGRYIQDFDPTLFHWQAMPYAKGFDGCIRNIYLNGKLYDLAHPGLAASNSKVGCPQAEELCNSQEMYRCKDHGICVGNLNEPKCECAPGWSGNGCTIPTTPVTFNAQSYVKYALSFEPDKYSTHLQLRFRTREKSGELFRISDQHNREYAILEIRERKVCFRYNLNSLRTEEKDVWLEQVPIDDGQWHTVKVSRYGSSASLQLDDGEGRMFNETFAFEGHQYLLVDKQEGVYAGGKAEYTGVRTYDVLSDYQKGCMDDIRLEGKPLPLPPAMNGTQWGQATTARNVERKCLSRTNCKLVDCKHPLVCVDNWNEAVCACGPGKISAGDKRCVDKNECLEKPCLNNGICENLGPESPYGYRCICAEGYLGHNCELHQQEQSIQLGLGALAAILVCVLLISVLVLIFVVFSRRQESHIKYAGPDDDVRENIINYDDEGGGEDDMTAYDITPLQIPVAGGPLATEHHANRKMGMGMAAGLSGLAGVEPNVGIFIEEHKKRADGDLNAPPYDDLRNYAYEGAGSTAGSLSSLASGTDDEQHDYDYLNVWGPRFDKLADMYGHDAETDLEEEEEEEDLQ is encoded by the exons ATGCCTGGTTCTACTGCCCAAACCAATAAGTATCATACGTTTTACCTGCAGCAACGTCCGGAGAATGGGTTCACTTGGGCTGATATAAAAGTTAATCATCCACTTGATTATGAGACGATCAAAGAGTATAATTTGACTATTCGTGTCGAG aataatggAGCTCAGCAATTGGCTTCTGAAGCTACAGTGTATATTATGATAGAAGATGTAAACGATGAAATACCTTTGTTTACCGAACGTGAACAAGAAACTGTACTGGAAGGTGAACCAATTGGCACTAAAGTTACTCAAGTCAATGCTATTGATAAAGATGGAACGTTCCCCAATAATCAA GTTTACTATTATGTCGTTGATTCGCCGAGAAACGAGGGCAAagactttttcgaaataaatatGCAGACTGGAGAGATCTTCACAAAAACCGTATTCGATAGAGAGAAGCAGGGAGCTTATGCGTTGGAAATCGAAGCTAGAGATGGTGCACCCTCAGCTCGACCTAACAGCCATGAAGTTCCTAATTCCG taACGAAATTCATTCGTATTGGTATCGCTGATAAAAACGATAATCCGCCGTATTTCGATAAAGCCTTGTACGAAGCTGAAGTCGACGAAAATGAAGATATTCAGCATACGGTACTTACTGTCACTGCGAAGGATCACGACGAAT CGTCTCGTATTCGTTATGAAATCACTAGTGGTAACTTGGGAGGTGCTTTCGCTGTGAAGAATATGACCGGAGCTATTTATGTGGCTGGACCTTTGGATTATGAGACAAGGAAACGA TACGAATTACGTTTATCGGCCTCGGATAATTTGAGAGAAAATCACACTACGGTCGTTATACACGTGAAAGACGTTAACGATAATCCTCCGGTATTCGAAAGACCTACGTATCGAACTCAAATCACAGAAGAGGACgatcgtaatttaccaaaatccgTCGTCCAG GTAAAAGCAACCGATGGCGATAAAGATCGACCTCCTAACATCGTTTATTTCCTTACTGGTCAAGGTATCGATCCGGATAATCCGGCTAATAGTAAATTTGACATTAATAGAACATCTGGAGAAATCTACGTTCTCAAG CCTCTGGATCGTGATCAACCTAACGGACGACCTCAGTGGAGATTTACTGTATTTGCTCAAGACGAAGGTGGCGAAGGTTTAGTAGGTTATGCTGATGTCCAAGTCAATTTGAAAGATGTCAACGATAACGCCCCGTTGTTCCCTCAAGGAGTCTATTTTGGAAATGTTACCGAAAATGGAACCGCCG GTATGGTTGTGATGACGATGACTGCTGTTGATTATGACGACCCATCGGAAGCTTCAAACGCCAAACTGATCTATTCTATTGAAAAGAACGTCATAGAGGAGGAGACAGGATCACCGATTTTCGAAATAGAACCAGATACCGGTGTGATTAAAACTGCTGTGTGTTGTTTGGATCGCGAAAGAACGCCAGATTATTCGATACAAGTGGTGGCCATGGATGGTGGAGGGTTGAAAG GTACTGGGACGGCTTCTATACGTGTCAAAGACATAAACGATATGCCTCCGCAATTCACTAAAGATGAGTGGTTTACGGAGGTAGATGAAACTGAAGGTACTGATTTACCAGAATCGCCCATTTTGACCGTCACCGTACACGATGAAGACGAAACGAATAAATTCCAATATAAA GTAATCGAAAACAGCGGCTATGGAGCAGATAAATTCACAATGGTACGAAATAATGACGGCACAGGATCTCTGAAAATAGTCCAACCTTTAGATTATGAAGATCAGCTTCAAAGTAACGGATTCCGATTCAGAATTCAAGTCAACGATAAG GGCGAAGATAACGATAACGATAAATACCACGTGGCTTATTCTTGGGTGGTGGTAAAACTACGAGATATCAACGATAATAAACCGCAATTCGAAAGACCCAATATCGAAGTATCTGTTTATGAAAACGAAGAAATAGGTAAAAGCTTAGAAACGTTCAAAGCCACTGATCCAGATCAGGGTGGCAAAAGTAAGATATCTTTTGCCATCGACCGATCTTCCGATAggagaagacaatttttgatcaatccAGAAGGCACCGTTACCATTCAGAGACATCTTGATCGCGAAGATACGCCCAGACATCAA GTGAAAATTCTGGCCATAGATGATGGCGTACCGGCAAAAACAGCTACAGCTACACTGACTGTGATTGTTCAAGATATAAATGACAATGCGCCAAAGTTCTTGAGAGATTATAGACCAATTTTACCAGAACACGTGCCTCCTAGAAAAGTAGTAGAAGTTTTAGCCACCGATGACGATGATCGATCGAAAAGCAACGGACCTCCGTTCACTTTTAGATTGGATCCGAATGCTGATGATGTTATTAGAGCGTCGTTCAAAGTTGAACATGATCAGA AGGGTGCCAACGGAGATGGAATGGCGGTGATATCTTCGCTAAGGTCATTTGATAGAGAACAGCAAAAAGAATATTTGATTCCTATCGTTATTAAAGATGCTGGTAATCCGGCTATGTCTGGTACAAGTACTTTGACTGTGATTATAGGAGATGTAAACGATAATAAAATGCAACCTGGATCGAAAGAGATACTGGTTTATAACTATATCATGAAAAACGTGGATTATTCTGTTCCG GGTCCTCCACCGGATGTTGAAATAGGACGAATCTACGTGCACGACTTGGATGATTGGGATCTGGGTGACAAAACGTTCCACTGGGATGGATACGAACACCCATACTTCAAATTGGCCGAAAACACCGGAATGATAAGCATGAGACCGGATACTCGAAACGGAATTtatcatttgaaatttaaagcGTTCGATCGAAAGCACACTCAGTCCGATATAGCAGCCAATGTAACCGTAACTGTTCGAGATATCTCGCAAGAGGCTATTTTGAAATCAGGATCTGTTCGAATTGACGGAATCACTGATGAAGATTTTATTCGAGTGTGGAATTACAGA ACTCAGAGCATCTCTAGAAGCAAAGCTGACCATTTCCGCGATAAATTGGCCAATATTTTGGATACAAATCGAAACAATATTGACGTGTTTAGCGTTCAGCTGAGACGTAGATATCCTCCAATTACCGATGTCAGGTTCTCTGTTCATTCATCGCCATATCAAGATCCAGTGAAATTGAACGGACGTGTTTTAATGTACAGAGAAGAA ATTGAACGTGAAGTTGGTATCAATATCACAATGGTTGGAATTGACGAATGTTTGTATGAAAATACCATCTGTGAAGGAAGTTGCACCAATGTACTGGATGTCAGCAACATGCCTTATCTAGTCAATGCCAATAAAACTGCCTTGGTTGGTGTTCGAGTCGATGTAGTCGGCGAATGCATTTGTGGTGCTAGAAACTACACTGATGTAGAAGTCTGCACTCCATTCCATTGTTTGAATGGCGGCCGTTGCATTGAAAATAAGGTTTCTGTTAG TTGTAAATGCCCACCTGGATTCATGGGTCCTAGATGTCAAGCTACTACCAGAAGTTTCAAAGGTAACGGATGGGCTTGGTTACCTCCGTTGCAAGTCTGTGAAAAATCGCATCTCAGTATTGAATTTGCCACTCGTAAAGGGGATGGTTTGTTGCTCTACAATGGGCCAATTGTTGCACCAGAACCAGAAGAAATTCTTCTATCTG ATTTCATCTCATTGGAACTGGATCGTGGACAACCTCGTTTACTAATTGATTTTGGATCTGGCACACTGGAACTGAAAGTAAAAACAAAGAAATCTTTGGACGATGGTGATTGGCACAGAATAGATATTTTCTGGGATACTGAG AATGTCAGACTGATCGTTGATCGTTGCAAGACTGCTGAAATAAATGAATTAGAGGACGGATCACCACCTGAATTTGACGGATCAAGTTGTCAAGCAGTCGGTACAATTCCACCGTTCAACGAATATCTCAATTTGAATACACCTTTGCAAATTGGAGGTCGCTACATACAAGATTTTGATCCCACCCTGTTCCATTGGCAAGCAATGCCTTATGCTAAAGGCTTTGACGGATGTATTAGAAATATTTATCTGAATGGAAAA TTGTATGATTTGGCTCATCCTGGTTTGGCTGCCTCAAACAGTAAAGTAGGATGTCCCCAAGCTGAAGAATTATGTAATTCGCAAGAAATGTACAGATGCAAAGATCATGGTATCTGTGTTGGTAATTTAAATGAACCAAAATGTGAATGCGCACCTGGTTGGTCCGGCAATGGGTGTACTATACCTACCACACCAGTCACATTTAACGCTCAAAGTTATGTCAAGTATGCCCTCTCCTTCGAACCAGATAAATACTCGACTCATTTACAACTTCGATTCAGAACAAGAGAGAAATCTGGCGAATTGTTCCGTATCAGTGATCAACATAATCGCGAATATGCCATTTTAGAA ATCCGAGAAAGAAAGGTTTGCTTCCGGTATAATTTGAATAGTTTGAGAACTGAAGAAAAAGACGTTTGGCTCGAACAGGTTCCAATTGACGATGGTCAATGGCATACTGTCAAG GTTTCTCGATATGGATCATCAGCTTCTTTGCAGCTGGATGATGGCGAAGGTAGAATGTTCAATGAGACGTTTGCCTTTGAAGGACACCAGTATCTGCTGGTTGATAAACAAGAAGGAGTGTACGCTGGAGGCAAAGCCGAATACACCGGAGTTAGAACTTATGATGTTTTATCAGATTACCAAAAag GTTGTATGGACGATATTCGTTTGGAAGGTAAACCATTACCCCTTCCTCCTGCCATGAATGGAACTCAGTGGGGTCAAGCTACCACAGCTCGTAACGTTGAACGCAAATGTCTTTCTCGTACCAATTGTAAACTAGTGGATTGCAAGCATCCATTGGTCTGTGTCGATAATTGGAACGAAGCAGTATGCGC TTGCGGGCCCGGCAAAATCTCCGCAGGAGATAAAAGATGCGTAGACAAGAACGAATGCTTAGAGAAACCGTGCTTAAATAACGGTATCTGCGAAAATCTGGGCCCCGAGTCGCCTTACGGATATCGTTGTATATGCGCCGAAGGTTACTTGGGCCATAATTGCGAATTACATCAGCAAGAACAAAGTATACAACTGGGGTTAGGCGCTTTAGCGGCCATATTAGTATGCGTACTATTGATAAGTG TTCTAGTATTAATATTCGTGGTATTCTCGCGTCGTCAAGAATCGCACATAAAATACGCTGGACCGGACGACGACGTTAGGGAAAACATAATCAACTATGACGACGAAGGTGGTGGAGAAGATGACATGACAGCTTACGATATAACCCCTTTGCAAATTCCTGTCGCCGGTGGACCCTTAGCAACCGAACATCATGCTAATCGTAAAATGG GTATGGGTATGGCTGCTGGTCTCTCTGGATTAGCCGGCGTCGAACCGAATGTCGGTATATTCATAGAAGAACACAAGAAACGAGCTGACGGTGATCTAAATGCTCCTCCATACGACGATTTACGTAATTACGCTTACGAAGGTGCAGGCAGCACAGCCGGATCATTGTCTTCGTTAGCATCTG GCACCGATGACGAACAACACGATTACGATTACTTAAATGTATGGGGTCCGAGATTCGATAAATTGGCCGATATGTACGGTCACGATGCCGAAACGGATCtcgaagaagaagaggaagaagaagatcTTCAATAA
- the LOC135836744 gene encoding uncharacterized protein LOC135836744 isoform X1: MSVYSTPTRTCIDEGSSPTPSSNQSFYFTPGETFSFLTPQTKSRKRATPYRGRVPKFNVYNKELSRSDDNLHQNNDIAGVTSPIPITVRDAVKWECQNAHSARETVISIDKENIGVQLCSTPYLPLGGTPSKFTPLRNISNQPNDKNATVFEARISSIGKHFDLRVKTEADVDQPTKCSVVRNSPNSTSSSNKNESAINLPVTESSSNRTKKKVTLFRRFGIGRKSPRKLAKINSKSVQKSGEMVDTRTQIDGEINSASFSKEDVENTDVSRIEDERLRVKDETSSMDKNSSGSPRPPLLIEKKSSPRKIKFWQFVRIKRFRISPVKRLFTKPTRYLISFKEKITKRFSRHPIKTLLNSKPEDISTETNSVQTHRICTLCLENLNTKEEAMSKALSALMAKLTSMEEELKEIKGYVKNNASSISNHNRNVPVPPLPPPPPPPPPPPNFLNLDRSAGTLKRKADLTTPENVDHAVKRPAIKNEKTQFSITVEDIRSVKLRKTPARVFKPRETNQPNTVNGDDAPQSLRMKNIKKSVKNGKKRTHSLAELSSRENVTINREAVIDSSDVSTPYKENFSTMCIHEETPVSSKNTLMNNRSQKRKEWLIESPIRKRVNTGNNSSIYCDAESEY; encoded by the exons ATGAGCGTATATTCTACACCCACGAGAACATGTATTGACGAAGGATCTTCTCCGACTCCGAGCAGCAATCAGTCCTTTTATTTCACTCCTGGAGAGACGTTTTCTTTTCTCACTCCTCAAACCAAATCGAGAAAACGCGCGACTCCATACAGAGGAAGAGTACCGAAGTTCAACGTCTACAACAAAGAACTGTCAAGATCAGACGATAATCTACACCAAAACAATGATATCGCAGGCGTCACTTCACCAATTCCAATCACCGTACGAGATGCCGTTAAATGGGAATGTCAGAATGCGCATTCCGCTAGAGAAACGGTGATATCCATCGATAAAGAAAATATCGGTGTTCAATTGTGTTCAACGCCATATTTACCTCTTGGAGGAACTCCGAGCAAATTTACACCATTGAGAAATATTTCCAATCAACCGAATGACAAGAATGCTACTGTTTTTGAAGCTCGAATATCTAGTATTGGTAAACATTTTGACTTGAGGGTAAAAACCGAAGCTGACGTTGATCAACCCACTAAGTGCAGTGTTGTTCGAAATAGTCCAAATTCAACATCTAGTAGCAATAAGAATGAATCGGCGATAAATCTTCCGGTTACAGAATCTAGTAGTaacagaactaaaaaaaaagtaactctgTTTCGCCGTTTTGGAATAGGTCGCAAGTCGCCGCGAAAATTAgctaaaattaattcgaaaagtgttcaaaaatctGGCGAAATGGTCGACACGCGAACTCAAATTGATGGCGAAATCAATTCAGCTAGCTTTAGTAAAGAAGACGTTGAAAATACCGATGTGTCAAGAATTGAAGATGAA CGACTTCGAGTGAAAGATGAAACTTCGAGTATGGATAAAAATTCGTCGGGCAGTCCTCGACCTCCTTTATTAATCGAAAAG AAATCGTCTcctagaaaaattaaattttggcaattcgTCAGGATCAAAAGGTTCAGAATCTCGCCAGTGAAACGATTATTCACTAAACCCACAAGATATTTAATCTCATTCAAGGAGAAAATTACCAAG CGCTTTTCGCGACATCCCATTAAAACGCTGCTTAATTCGAAACCGGAAGATATTTCAACTGAAACGAATTCAGTTCAAACGCACCGAATTTGTACGCTATgccttgaaaatttaaataccaAAGAAGAAGCTATGTCAAAAGCGTTATCCGCCCTTATGGCGAAATTGACTTCAATGGAGGAAGAACTGAAAGAGATAAAGGGCTATGTCAAAAATAATG cTAGCAGCATTTCAAACCATAATAGAAACGTTCCAGTTCCTCCGTTGCCGCCTCCTCCACCGCCACCACCTCCTCCGCCGAATTTCTTGAACTTGGATCGATCTGCTGGAACTTTGAAAAGGAAGGCTGATCTCACTACGCCGGAAAATGTTGACCATGCGGTGAAAAGACCGGcgattaaaaacgaaaagacTCAATTTTCTATCACTGTAGAAGATATTAGAAGTGTGAAACTCAGAAAAACGCCGGCTCGTGTTTTCAAACCA CGCGAAACAAACCAGCCAAACACGGTGAATGGCGATGATGCGCCGCAATCattaagaatgaaaaatattaaaaagagcgtaaaaaatggtaaaaaacgAACTCACAGCTTAGCAGAATTAAGTTCTAG AGAGAATGTGACGATTAATCGAGAAGCTGTTATAGACTCGAGCGATGTGAGCACGCCTTataaagagaatttttcaacaatgtgCATACACGAAGAAACTCCAGTCAGCAGCAAGAATACTTTGATGAATAATCGATCTCAGAAAAGAAAAGAATGGCTGATAGAATCGCCTATTAGAAAACGCGTCAATACCGGTAATAATTCTAGTATTTATTGTGATGCTGAATCCGAATATTGA
- the LOC135836744 gene encoding uncharacterized protein LOC135836744 isoform X2 — translation MSVYSTPTRTCIDEGSSPTPSSNQSFYFTPGETFSFLTPQTKSRKRATPYRGRVPKFNVYNKELSRSDDNLHQNNDIAGVTSPIPITVRDAVKWECQNAHSARETVISIDKENIGVQLCSTPYLPLGGTPSKFTPLRNISNQPNDKNATVFEARISSIGKHFDLRVKTEADVDQPTKCSVVRNSPNSTSSSNKNESAINLPVTESSSNRTKKKVTLFRRFGIGRKSPRKLAKINSKSVQKSGEMVDTRTQIDGEINSASFSKEDVENTDVSRIEDERLRVKDETSSMDKNSSGSPRPPLLIEKKSSPRKIKFWQFVRIKRFRISPVKRLFTKPTRYLISFKEKITKRFSRHPIKTLLNSKPEDISTETNSVQTHRICTLCLENLNTKEEAMSKALSALMAKLTSMEEELKEIKGYVKNNASSISNHNRNVPVPPLPPPPPPPPPPPNFLNLDRSAGTLKRKADLTTPENVDHAVKRPAIKNEKTQFSITVEDIRSVKLRKTPARVFKPRETNQPNTVNGDDAPQSLRMKNIKKSVKNERM, via the exons ATGAGCGTATATTCTACACCCACGAGAACATGTATTGACGAAGGATCTTCTCCGACTCCGAGCAGCAATCAGTCCTTTTATTTCACTCCTGGAGAGACGTTTTCTTTTCTCACTCCTCAAACCAAATCGAGAAAACGCGCGACTCCATACAGAGGAAGAGTACCGAAGTTCAACGTCTACAACAAAGAACTGTCAAGATCAGACGATAATCTACACCAAAACAATGATATCGCAGGCGTCACTTCACCAATTCCAATCACCGTACGAGATGCCGTTAAATGGGAATGTCAGAATGCGCATTCCGCTAGAGAAACGGTGATATCCATCGATAAAGAAAATATCGGTGTTCAATTGTGTTCAACGCCATATTTACCTCTTGGAGGAACTCCGAGCAAATTTACACCATTGAGAAATATTTCCAATCAACCGAATGACAAGAATGCTACTGTTTTTGAAGCTCGAATATCTAGTATTGGTAAACATTTTGACTTGAGGGTAAAAACCGAAGCTGACGTTGATCAACCCACTAAGTGCAGTGTTGTTCGAAATAGTCCAAATTCAACATCTAGTAGCAATAAGAATGAATCGGCGATAAATCTTCCGGTTACAGAATCTAGTAGTaacagaactaaaaaaaaagtaactctgTTTCGCCGTTTTGGAATAGGTCGCAAGTCGCCGCGAAAATTAgctaaaattaattcgaaaagtgttcaaaaatctGGCGAAATGGTCGACACGCGAACTCAAATTGATGGCGAAATCAATTCAGCTAGCTTTAGTAAAGAAGACGTTGAAAATACCGATGTGTCAAGAATTGAAGATGAA CGACTTCGAGTGAAAGATGAAACTTCGAGTATGGATAAAAATTCGTCGGGCAGTCCTCGACCTCCTTTATTAATCGAAAAG AAATCGTCTcctagaaaaattaaattttggcaattcgTCAGGATCAAAAGGTTCAGAATCTCGCCAGTGAAACGATTATTCACTAAACCCACAAGATATTTAATCTCATTCAAGGAGAAAATTACCAAG CGCTTTTCGCGACATCCCATTAAAACGCTGCTTAATTCGAAACCGGAAGATATTTCAACTGAAACGAATTCAGTTCAAACGCACCGAATTTGTACGCTATgccttgaaaatttaaataccaAAGAAGAAGCTATGTCAAAAGCGTTATCCGCCCTTATGGCGAAATTGACTTCAATGGAGGAAGAACTGAAAGAGATAAAGGGCTATGTCAAAAATAATG cTAGCAGCATTTCAAACCATAATAGAAACGTTCCAGTTCCTCCGTTGCCGCCTCCTCCACCGCCACCACCTCCTCCGCCGAATTTCTTGAACTTGGATCGATCTGCTGGAACTTTGAAAAGGAAGGCTGATCTCACTACGCCGGAAAATGTTGACCATGCGGTGAAAAGACCGGcgattaaaaacgaaaagacTCAATTTTCTATCACTGTAGAAGATATTAGAAGTGTGAAACTCAGAAAAACGCCGGCTCGTGTTTTCAAACCA CGCGAAACAAACCAGCCAAACACGGTGAATGGCGATGATGCGCCGCAATCattaagaatgaaaaatattaaaaagagcgtaaaaaatg AGAGAATGTGA